One window of Trifolium pratense cultivar HEN17-A07 linkage group LG5, ARS_RC_1.1, whole genome shotgun sequence genomic DNA carries:
- the LOC123884285 gene encoding uncharacterized protein LOC123884285 — protein sequence MTNVNLNLFLLIPSPPVKKVIIIVVLGAFTPHLKVLPCTPPSFFSIVPQIKWIDLLEEKISSNGTSGTYEPIDTMKTVKEDDESCTSLPLFEHLYQNVLLYA from the exons ATGACGAACGTAAACCTCAATCTGTTTCTATTAATTCCCTCTCCACCGGTGAAAAAAGTTATCATCATTGTTGTTCTTGGTGCTTTCACTCCCCACTTGAAG GTATTGCCATGCACGCCCCCCTCATTCTTTTCAATTGTTCCTCAAATCAAGTGGATTGATCTCTTGGAagagaaaatttcatcaaaTG GAACATCTGGAACATATGAGCCAATTGACACAAtgaagacagtcaaagaagatgatgaaagTTGCACATCATTGCCACTATTTGAGCACTTGTACCAAAATGTCTTGCTTTATGCTTGA
- the LOC123884286 gene encoding aldehyde dehydrogenase family 7 member A1: MGSESNNLEFLKEIGLGSTNIGSFINGQWKANGSSVTSVNPSTNQTIATVTEATVADYEEGLQACSEAAKTWMTIPAPKRGEIVRQIGDALRAKLDPLGRLVSLEMGKILAEGVGEVQEIIDMCDYAVGLSRQLNGSIIPSERPDHMMFEVWNPLGIVGVITAFNFPCAVLGWNACIALVCGNCVVWKGAPTTPLITIAVTKLISEVLEKNKLPGAIFTSFCGGADIGEAISKDTRIPLVSFTGSSKVGSIVQKTVTERFGKCLLELSGNNAIIVMDDADIKLAVRSIFFAAVGTAGQRCTTCRRLYLHESIYTNVLDQLAGLYKQVKIGNPLEKGILVGPLHTRSSVENFKKGIAAIKSQGGKILTGGTVLESEGNFVQPTIVEISSDAAVVKEELFAPVLYVMKFQNLEEAIALNNSVPQGLSSSIFTQTPNTIFKWIGPRGSDCGIVNVNIPTNGAEIGGAFGGEKATGGGREAGSDSWKQYMRRSTCTINYGSELPLAQGINFG, from the exons ATGGGTTCTGAGAGTAacaacttggaatttcttaagGAGATCGGTTTAGGTTCAACTAACATCGGTTCTTTCATCAATGGTCAATGGAAAGCCAACGGTTCTTCTGTTACTTCTGTCAATCCTTCCACCAATCAG ACTATTGCAACGGTGACTGAAGCAACTGTGGCAGATTATGAAGAGGGATTGCAAGCTTGCAGTGAAGCAGCTAAGACATGGATGACT ATTCCTGCACCAAAAAGAGGAGAGATTGTAAGACAGATTGGGGATGCGTTGAGGGCTAAATTGGATCCTCTCGGTAGGTTGGTGTCTCTTGAGATGGGAAAAATTCTTGCCGAAGGAGTTGGGGAAGTTCAG GAAATTATTGATATGTGTGATTATGCTGTTGGGCTAAGCCGACAATTGAATGGATCAATTATCCCATCAGAAC gTCCAGATCATATGATGTTTGAG GTATGGAACCCACTAGGAATAGTTGGTGTAATCACCGCTTTCAACTTTCCATGTGCTGTTCTAG GGTGGAATGCTTGCATTGCACTAGTCTGTGGCAACTGTGTTGTTTG GAAAGGAGCTCCAACTACTCCGTTGATAACTATTGCTGTGACAAAGCTAATATCTGAAGTTCTTGAGAAGAACAAATTACCCGGGGCAATATTCACATCTTTCTGTGGCGGTGCTGATATTGGGGAGGCAATATCGAAAGACACACGCATTCCATTGGTTTCATTTACCGGAAGTTCAAAG GTGGGCTCGATAGTCCAGAAAACAGTGACTGAAAGATTTGGCAAATGCTTACTCGAGCTAAGTGGTAACAATGCCATAATAGTCATGGATGACGCAGATATCAAACTAGCTGTACGCTCTATTTTCTTTGCAGCTGTGGGTACTGCTGGTCAACGGTGTACAACCTGCCGTAGACTG TATCTGCATGAGAGTATTTACACAAATGTACTAGATCAACTTGCCGGACTCTACAAACAAGTCAAAATTGGGAATCCCTTGGAGAAAGGGATTCTAGTTGGGCCTCTGCATACTCGTTCTTCTGTGGAAAACTTCAAGAAGGGCATTGCGGCAATAAAATCTCAG GGAGGGAAGATCCTAACTGGGGGAACTGTATTAGAGTCGGAAGGAAACTTTGTCCAGCCAACAATTGTCGAGATTTCTTCAGATGCTGCCGTAGTTAAAGAAGAACTGTTTGCTCCAGTTCTCTATGTTATGAAATTTCAG AATCTTGAAGAAGCAATTGCCTTGAACAATTCCGTGCCTCAAGGATTGAGTAGTTCAATCTTTACACAAACACCTAATACTATATTCAAATGGATCGG GCCAAGAGGGAGTGATTGTGGTATAGTAAATGTGAACATACCAACTAATGGAGCTGAGATTGGAGGTGCATTTGGTGGAGAAAAAGCAACTGGTGGAGGTCGCGAAGCAGGAAGTGACTCGTGGAAGCAATACATGCGCCGTTCTACATG TACCATCAATTATGGAAGTGAACTACCATTAGCTCAGGGAATTAACTTTGGTTAA